Proteins co-encoded in one Cynocephalus volans isolate mCynVol1 chromosome 11, mCynVol1.pri, whole genome shotgun sequence genomic window:
- the IFRD2 gene encoding interferon-related developmental regulator 2, with protein sequence MPRARKGNTFRKGGQRRRGGAQSSAQADSGSSEDEAASEARSTTSECPSLLSTTAEDSLGGDAVDEQGQQEDLEEKLKEYVDCLTDKSAKTRQSALESLRQALASHLLPDFLLERRLTLADALEKCLKKGKSEEQALAAAVLGLLCVQLGPGPKGEELFHSLRPVLVSVLSDSTASPAARLHCASALGLGCYVAAADVQDLVSCLACLESIFSRSCGMGGSTAPAIPASVHGLLCAALQAWALLLTICPSTHISHILDRQLPRLPQLLSSESVNLRITAGETIALLFELARDLEEDFVYKDMEALCNALRTLATDSNKYRAKADRRRQRSTFRAVLHFIEGRECEEETVRFGLETLYVDSWAQHRIYAAFKEMLGSGMHHHLQNNELLRDIFGLGPVLVLDATALKACKISRFEKHLYNAAAFKARTKARSRVRDKRADIL encoded by the exons ATGCCCCGCGCCCGTAAAGGCAACACGTTCCGCAAGGGCGGCCAGCGCCGTAGGGGAG GTGCACAGAGCAGTGCCCAGGCTGACTCAGGCTCCAGTGAGGATGAGGCAGCCAGTGAGGCCCGCAGCACCACCAGTGAATGCCCCAGCCTTCTCAGCACCACAGCAGAGGACAGCCTTG GGGGGGATGCTGTGGATGAGCAGGGCCAGCAGGAAGACCTTGAGGAAAAACTGAAGGAATATGTGGACTGCCTCACAGACAAGAG TGCCAAGACCCGGCAAAGTGCTCTGGAGAGCCTGCGCCAGGCCCTTGCATCCCACTTACTCCCTGACTTCTTGCTGGAACGCCGCCTCACACTAGCTGATGCCCTGGAAAAGTGCCTCAAGAAAG GGAAGAGCGAGGAACAGGCCCTGGCTGCTGCTGTGCTAGGCCTGCTCTGTGTGCAGCTAGGCCCTGGACCCAAGGGTGAGGAGCTGTTCCACAGCCTTCGGCCCGTACTGGTCTCTGTGCTCAGTGACAGCACAGCTAGCCCTGCTGCCCGACTCCAC TGTGCTTCTGCTCTTGGCTTGGGCTGCTACGTGGCTGCTGCCGACGTCCAG GACCTGGTCTCTTGCCTTGCctgcttggaaagtattttcaGCCGGTCCTGTGGTATGGGTGGCTCCACAGCTCCTGCGATCCCTGCCAGCGTGCATGGCCTGCTCTGTGCTGCTCTGCAGGCCTGGGCATTGCTGCTTACCATCTGCCCCAGCACCCACATCAGCCACATCCTTGACAG GCAGCTGCCCCGGCTGCCCCAGCTCTTATCCAGTGAAAGTGTGAACCTGCGAATCACTGCCGGTGAAACCATTGCACTCCTCTTTGAGCTTGCCCGGGACCTTGAG GAGGACTTTGTTTACAAGGACATGGAGGCCCTCTGCAATGCCCTGCGCACTTTGGCCACTGACAGCAACAAGTATCGTGCCAAGGCTGACCGCCGGCGCCAGCGCTCTACTTTCCGTGCTGTGCTGCACTTCATTGAG GGTAGAGAATGCGAGGAAGAGACAGTGCGCTTCGGGCTGGAGACTCTGTATGTGGACAGCTGGGCTCAGCACCGGATCTATGCCGCCTTCAAGGAAATGCTGGGTTCGGGCATGCACCACCACCTCCAG AACAACGAGCTACTCCGTGACATCTTTGgcctgggccctgtgctggtgCTGGATGCCACTGCCCTGAAGGCCTGCAAAATTTCACGCTTTGAGAAG CACTTGTACAATGCTGCTGCCTTCAAAGCTCGGACCAAGGCTCGCAGCCGCGTGCGGGACAAGCGGGCAGACATCCTCTGA
- the LSMEM2 gene encoding leucine-rich single-pass membrane protein 2 — protein MPEETQEDTLAPRLSQRSREPPALNHVQEVRLHSVESISDLHSGGSLRPYLVEEARPWEELLGILPPSLCAQAGCSPMCGRGGFLLLLALLVLTCLVLAILAVYLSVLQSESLRILAHTLRTQEETLLKLRLASLSQLRRLNSSEARAPS, from the exons ATGCCTGAGGAGACCCAAGAAG ACACCTTAGCACCTAGGCTGAGCCAGAGGAGCAGGGAGCCACCGGCCCTCAACCACGTGCAGGAGGTGCGTCTGCACAGTGTGGAGTCCATCAGCGACCTACACAGTGGAG GCTCGCTGCGCCCCTATCTGGTCGAAGAGGCACGGCCATGGGAGGAGCTGCTGGGCATCTTGCCGCCTTCGCTATGCGCCCAGGCAGGCTGCAGCCCCATGTGTGGCCGCGGGGGGTTCCTGCTGCTGCTAGCGCTGCTGGTGCTTACCTGCCTGGTGCTCGCCATCCTGGCCGTCTACCTGAGTG TGCTGCAGAGTGAATCCCTGCGCATCCTGGCACACACATTGCGCACGCAGGAGGAGACGCTACTCAAACTCCGCCTGGCCAGCCTCAGCCAGCTGCGGAGGCTCAACTCCAGCGAGGCCCGAGCACCCAGCTGA
- the SEMA3B gene encoding semaphorin-3B: MGRAEAAAMIPGLALLWAATLGEAAPNPPRLRLSFQELQALHGLRTFRLERTCCYEALLVDEERGRLFVGAENHLASLSLDNISKRAKKLAWPAPVEWREECNWAGKDIGTECMNFVKLLHAYNRTHLLACGTGAFHPTCAFVEVGHRLEEPMLRLHLRKLEDGKGKSPYDPSHRAASVLVGEELYSGVAADLMGRDFTIFRSLGQRPSLRTEPHDSRWLNEPKFVKVFWIPESENPDDDKIYFFFRESAVEAAQALGRLTVSRIGQICRNDVGGQRSLVNKWTTFLKARLVCSMPGVEGDTHFDLLQDVFMLSSRDRRAPLLYAVFSTSSGIFQGSAVCVYNMNDVRRAFLGPFAHKEGPTHQWVSYQGRVPYPRPGMCPSKTFGTFSSTKDFPDDVIQFARNHPLMYNSVLPMGGRPLFLQVGAGYTFTQISADRVAAADGHYDVLFIGTDAGTVLKVISVPKGSRPSAEGLLLEELHVFEDSAAVTSMQISSKRHQLYVASRSAVAQIALHRCAAHGHACAECCLARDPYCAWDGAACTRFQPSVKRRFRRQDVRNGDPSTLCSGESSRPALLEQKVFGVEGGSAFLECEPRSLQARVEWTFQPAGDAAHTQVLAEERIEHTVRGLLLRGLRRQDSGIYLCAAVEQGFSQPMRHLALHVLSAAQAERLARAEVAAPAVPAGPKLWYRDFLQLVEPGGGGGTSSLRMCRPQPALRPPTSESRRKGRNRRTHSPELRSERGPRSAARW; the protein is encoded by the exons ATGGGGCGGGCTGAGGCTGCCGCCATGATcccaggcctggccctgctcTGGGCAGCAACACTAGGGGAGGCCGCCCCCAACCCCCCACGCCTTCGGCTCTCCTTCCAAG AGCTCCAGGCCCTGCATGGTCTCCGGACCTTCCGGCTGGAGCGAACCTGCTGCTACGAAGCCTTGCTGGTGGATGAGGAGCGTGGACGCCTGTTTGTGGGTGCTGAGAACCATCTGGCCTCCCTGAGCCTGGACAACATCAGCAAGCGGGCCAAGAAG CTGGCCTGGCCGGCCCCTGTGGAATGGCGAGAAGAGTGCAACTGGGCTGGGAAGGACATTGGC ACTGAGTGTATGAACTTCGTGAAGTTGCTGCATGCCTACAACCGCACCCACTTGTTGGCCTGTGGCACAGGAGCCTTTCACCCAACCTGTGCGTTTGTGGAGGTGGGCCACCGGCTGGAG GAGCCCATGCTCCGGTTACACCTACGAAAGCTAGAGGATGGCAAGGGGAAGAGTCCTTATGACCCCAGTCATCGGGCTGCCTCCGTGCTGGTGG GGGAGGAGCTGTATTCGGGGGTGGCAGCAGACCTCATGGGTCGGGACTTTACCATCTTTCGCAGCCTGGGCCAGCGTCCAAGTCTCCGAACAGAGCCACACGACTCCCGCTGGCTCAACG AGCCCAAGTTTGTCAAGGTATTTTGGATCCCGGAGAGCGAGAACCCAGACGACGACAAAATCTACTTTTTCTTCCGTGAGTCCGCGGTGGAGGCAGCTCAGGCACTGGGACGCCTGACCGTGTCCCGCATTGGCCAGATCTGCCGG AACGATGTGGGCGGTCAGCGCAGCCTGGTAAACAAGTGGACGACGTTCCTGAAGGCGCGGTTAGTGTGCTCGATGCCTGGGGTCGAGGGCGACACCCACTTCGACCTGCTCC AGGACGTGTTCATGCTGTCCTCGCGGGACCGACGGGCCCCACTGCTCTATGCTGTCTTTTCCACGTCCAG TGGCATCTTCCAGGGCTCCGCCGTGTGCGTGTACAACATGAATGACGTGCGCCGGGCCTTCCTGGGACCTTTTGCACACAAGGAGGGGCCCACACACCAGTGGGTGTCCTACCAGGGTCGCGTCCCCTACCCTAGGCCCGGCATG tgCCCCAGCAAGACCTTTGGCACCTTCAGTTCCACCAAAGACTTCCCCGATGACGTCATCCAGTTTGCCCGGAACCACCCCCTCATGTACAACTCGGTCCTGCCCATGGGGGGGCGCCCTCTCTTCCTACAAGTGGGCGCTGGGTACACCTTTACCCAAATCTCTGCGGACCGCGTAGCAGCTGCTGATGGACACTATGACGTCCTCTTCATTGGCACAG atgcagGCACAGTGCTGAAGGTGATCTCAGTCCCCAAGGGCAGCCGGCCTAGCGCCGAGGGGCTGCTCCTGGAGGAGCTGCACGTGTTTGAG GACTCAGCCGCTGTCACCAGCATGCAAATCTCCTCCAAGAGG CACCAGCTGTACGTAGCCTCGCGGAGCGCCGTGGCCCAGATCGCCTTGCACCGCTGCGCTGCCCACGGCCACGCCTGCGCCGAATGCTGCCTGGCGCGTGACCCCTATTGCGCCTGGGACGGGGCTGCTTGCACGCGCTTCCAGCCCAGTGTCAAGAG GAGGTTCAGGCGGCAAGACGTAAGGAACGGCGATCCCAGCACGTTGTGCTCCGGAG AGTCGTCCCGTCCCGCGCTGCTGGAGCAGAAGGTGTTCGGTGTAGAGGGCGGCAGCGCCTTTCTGGAGTGTGAACCCCGCTCGCTTCAGGCGCGCGTGGAGTGGACCTTCCAGCCGGCAGGCGACGCGGCCCACACCCAG GTGCTGGCTGAGGAGCGAATTGAACACACGGTGCGGGGGCTGTTGCTGCGCGGGCTGCGGCGCCAGGACTCCGGCATATACCTGTGCGCTGCCGTCGAGCAGGGCTTTTCGCAGCCAATGCGGCACTTAGCGCTGCACGTGCTCAGTGCTGCTCAGGCAGAAAGGCTGGCGCGGGCCGAGGTGGCCGCACCTGCTGTGCCGGCGGGCCCCAAACTCTGGTACAGGGACTTTCTGCAGCTGGTAGAGCCGGGTGGCGGTGGCGGCACGAGCTCCCTGCGCATGTGCCGTCCGCAACCCGCGCTGCGCCCACCGACCTCAGAGTCGCGGAGAAAGGGCCGCAACCGGCGGACGCACTCGCCTGAGCTGCGCTCTGAGCGGGGGCCGCGCAGCGCAGCTCGCTGGTGA